Proteins encoded together in one Penicillium digitatum chromosome 1, complete sequence window:
- a CDS encoding MRNA capping nucleoside-triphosphatase, putative — translation MDLRTIMNTDGGASNPPPPSNSASSPISNQTPQKRPKKAASYSEYPTRPSQPPPLQHPQHASPERNSPFASVQSPYQQLTSGPVSHTAVRSQRSQTPPHVSTPYGPRTRDPFGAPAYGSHPQHPGGPLVSPYTPQPLSAGPQYPEHQSSFAQQRSQQRSQSLQSVMTTSQAPIESFRSPPVASQPLPSQHFSPTAHRSVPGTPLGPPPVFATRQSSSTGRPPSSGHDSPGNPLSSPRPAQEADIRDQVPTQSPVAQRQLSPHSSQTSEPNHLPSGGLKQEPAESASPKSISRHNSIVRASESAPAGQIRSSEDRKLIESPTTTQKPPAAGSDFLTSPLAPGSQMNSSPSGARRGTHAMDIDIDLESRVDAYQPKLKRRRYTEPPIYARLTPRNTSRRPIIPNPRPPVPKHARQNQQDSSLAARRQSSSIVAVTPVARVTRGPAVASPSTNMPRVQAPPTLLAPSLRPPGSSQAVGSLGPWEPSLTGFIPHEEITKTLCDFLFQHVVMRNDMNAGPTGSAAGSQGTIVEIEAKLGHIIDMDSRDRIHLPILTESVLNRENARIRTSFESKMTVEQHRAMNNFLNEAVKASMPQPNSTRIPLAYVHKKERDTFYEIQAADLPPVIRQNLNPRHKPKVRVTTDERTGEILAKIVKCRVADLDVCSPRTTVDWRVSVNLEMDYTGDVSHLPVIDPAVIKGGRGDRIKDRMSYRHLAYQVDLTQVAKFDQQPGKNEFEHELEVEVSAEEVRRQGQLAMSGDPQNQYEDLVKGFVDNIRLLARAVPP, via the exons ATGGATTTGCGCACGATCATGAACACCGACGGTGGCGCCTCCAATCCTCCACCTCCGAGCAACTCGGCCAGTTCACCCATATCCAATCAAACCCCCCAAAAGCGCCCGAAAAAGGCAGCTTCTTACTCAGAATATCCTACACGTCCGTCCCAGCCTCCTCCGTTGCAACACCCGCAGCACGCTTCCCCAGAGCGAAACTCACCTTTCGCGTCCGTTCAATCGCCATACCAACAACTCACCTCGGGCCCAGTGAGTCATACAGCGGTGAGATCTCAGCGCAGTCAGACACCCCCACACGTTTCGACTCCGTATGGTCCCCGCACGCGTGATCCATTTGGCGCGCCGGCATACGGGTCGCATCCCCAACACCCCGGGGGTCCTCTGGTTTCACCATACACACCACAGCCGCTGAGTGCTGGACCGCAGTACCCAGAACATCAGTCATCTTTCGCCCAGCAGCGTTCCCAACAGCGTTCTCAATCACTTCAATCGGTGATGACAACATCCCAAGCTCCAATTGAATCTTTCCGCAGCCCTCCTGTTGCATCGCAACCTCTTCCATCGCAACACTTCTCTCCCACTGCTCATCGATCTGTTCCCGGCACCCCTCTAGGTCCTCCTCCTGTCTTTGCCACCCGCCAGTCCTCATCAACTGGCCGCCCGCCGTCGTCCGGACACGATTCCCCCGGCAATCCCCTGTCCAGTCCGAGGCCCGCACAGGAGGCCGATATACGAGATCAGGTTCCAACGCAATCACCTGTGGCCCAGCGTCAGCTCTCCCCGCATAGCTCTCAAACCTCCGAGCCGAATCATCTCCCTTCGGGCGGCTTAAAGCAAGAGCCAGCCGAGAGCGCCAGTCCCAAATCCATCTCCCGTCACAACAGCATTGTCAGGGCCTCCGAGTCAGCGCCCGCTGGTCAAATTCGTTCCTCAGAAGACCGAAAGCTGATCGAGAGTCCCACTACTACACAAAAGCCCCCCGCCGCAGGATCGGATTTCTTAACTTCTCCATTGGCACCTGGCAGTCAAATGAACAGTTCACCCTCCGGCGCTCGTCGAGGCACCCACGCCATGGACATAGACATCGACCTCGAATCGCGTGTCGATGCTTATCAGCCCAAGCTGAAGAGAAGGAGGTATACCGAGCCCCCGATCTATGCTCGACTTACGCCTCGCAACACAAGCAGACGCCCGATTATTCCCAATCCCCGTCCCCCAGTTCCAAAGCATGCGCGACAGAACCAGCAGGATTCCTCCCTCGCTGCTCGCAGACAGTCTTCCTCGATAGTGGCAGTCACACCTGTCGCACGTGTGACACGAGGACCTGCTGTTGCTTCACCAAGCACAAACATGCCTCGTGTGCAAGCTCCCCCAACTCTGCTGGCTCCTTCGCTTCGTCCACCAGGTAGTTCGCAGGCTGTAGGCTCGCTGGGTCCTTGGGAGCCGTCTCTAACAGGCTTCATTCCACACGAGGAAATTACCAAAACCCTATGTGATTTCTTGTTTCAACACGTGGTTATGAGAAATGATATGAATGCTGGTCCGACCGGCTCTGCTGCTGGCAGCCAGGGGACCATTGTCGAGATTGAGGCGAAATTGGGCCACATCATCGACATGGACAGCAGAGATCGGATCCACCTGCCCATTTTGACCGAGAGCGTCCTCAATCGGGAGAATGCACGGATTCGAACATCCTTTGAGAGCAAAATGACTGTG GAACAACACCGCGCCATGAATAATTTCCTGAATGAGGCTGTGAAAGCATCAATGCCCCAACCTAACTCGACCCGAATCCCACTTGCATACGTGCACAAAAAAGAACGCGATACCTTCTATGAGATCCAAGCAGCTGACCTACCCCCGGTGATCCGTCAAAATCTGAACCCAAGACACAAACCGAAAGTCCGGGTAACCACCGATGAACGAACCGGTGAAATACTCGCCAAAATCGTCAAATGTCGAGTTGCCGACTTGGACGTCTGCAGTCCCCGGACAACAGTAGACTGGCGCGTCAGTGTCAATCTGGAAATGGACTATACCGGCGACGTCAGCCATCTTCCGGTGATAGATCCAGCTGTCATCAAAGGTGGACGAGGTGATCGGATCAAAGATCGCATGAGCTACCGTCACTTGGCCTACCAGGTGGACTTGACTCAAGTAGCCAAATTCGAC CAACAACCGGGCAAGAATGAGTTCGAGCACGAGCTAGAAGTTGAAGTCTCGGCCGAGGAAGTTCGTCGTCAGGGCCAGCTTGCTATGTCGGGCGATCCTCAGAATCAGTACGAAGACCTCGTTAAGGGCTTTGTGGATAATATCCGTCTACTGGCTCGAGCGGTGCCGCCATGA
- a CDS encoding putative RNA-directed DNA polymerase from transposon X-element: MIHITIHRGDESPSIVVNDRLTIDPVQAKKPGYTPTLRWLGVFFDRKLTWRSHILARAGKARAVAQHIRNLARTTCGPPASSLRKAVITCVIPSLTFGTEAWYGGRNRPAKQASKGTVSARVGWHINVIESTLALAIRGVLPVWRTTPTPSLFRDAGIPSGYATLEEAKLRFALRLNTIHKGHTLVRRIRPPMITRGRGTGTRQPAKTIIQRLGSILPEVPRPTLSPPHYSLGCRIDPTGVIDKATASKAFQVWQESLPPTDICVFSDGSEQWQEGINGIRSIFRELRNEARLRWWDTVSQKLSQWYRRWSDTYEIDSLPELELRRPALHRWLALRSSHGDFDWHHRKFNHEDAKLDCSCGRRKSPEHLALCHKTQRSFRHWPKRPPTPPTDRIEAVAYLRSLDPKQFVELLELTSFYSRVCTR; the protein is encoded by the exons atgatccatatcactatacatcgaggggatgagtccccttcaattgtagtcaacgaccggctcaccatcgaccccgttcaggccaagaaaccaggatacacacccactctccgctggctgggagtctttttcgatagaaagctcacatggagaagccacattctcgcccgggcgggcaaggcacgcgctgtcgcacaacacatccgcaatctggcccgcacgacctgcggcccgcccgcgagctcacttcgcaaagcagtcatcacctgtgttataccctccctaacgttcggaactgaggcctggtatggcggccgtaataggcccgcaaaacaggctagcaagggcaccgtcagcgcccgtgttggctggcatatcaatgtcatcgagtcgaccctggcactcgccatccgcggcgtcctccctgtatggcgcaccacaccaactccctcgctctttagggacgcgggaatcccgtctggatacgccacacttgaagaggcgaaactacggttcgctctaaggcttaacaccatccacaaaggtcacacccttgtccgtcgcattcgacccccgatgatcacccgaggccgcggcaccggcacccgccaaccggcaaagacaattatccagagacttgggagcatcctcccggaagtcccaagaccgaccctctcccccccgcactactcactgggctgcagaatagatcctacaggggttatagataaggcgaccgcgtctaaagctttccaagtctggcaggaatcactcccacccacagatatctgcgtcttctcagatggctccgagcagtggcaggagggcatcaa cgggatccgatccatcttccgggaacttcggaacgaggctcgcttgcgctggtgggacacggtctctcaaaaactctcccagtggtaccgacgctggtcagacacctacgagattgattcactgccggaactcgaactccgacgaccagcgctccaccgctggcttgccctccgctcgtcgcatggcgacttcgactggcaccaccgcaagttcaaccacgaagacgccaaactcgactgctcatgcggccgccgaaagtcaccagagcacctcgctctctgccacaaaacccagaggtctttccgacactggccaaaacgccccccgacacctccaaccgacaggatagaggcagtcgcctaccttcgcagcttggaccccaagcaatttgttgaactactggagctcacaagcttctactcgcgggtctgcacgaggtaa
- a CDS encoding Fungal transcriptional regulatory protein, N-terminal, which translates to MSTRSHHGCWTCKRRRRRCDNARPSCQNCTDRGAACEGYEVRLRWGMGIASRGRLTGADTPAKNSVPPRPRGRQRDLIKERERHAELEQGSALHGSRDLELAVSQRRVVDDEVLFNEFMNNGFNALHSTTAAYTMLYSRLPRLCQESSALYSICIAFQLALSSTVSSQFCEYFDTALKTF; encoded by the exons ATGTCGACCCGCTCACATCATGGCTGCTGGACGTGTAAACGACGGCGACGTCGCTGCGACAATGCGCGCCCTTCATGCCAAAACTGCACCGATCGTGGAGCCGCGTGCGAGGGCTATGAGGTTCGGTTAAGATGGGGTATGGGGATTGCGTCGCGTGGTCGCTTGACTGGTGCGGATACACCGGCCAAGAACTCTGTgccgccgaggccgaggGGGAGACAGAGGGATCTTATCAAAGAGAGGGAAAGGCATGCGGAACTAGAGCAGGGCTCTG CTTTGCATGGGAGTCGGGACTTGGAGCTAGCGGTTTCGCAGAGGAGAGTTGTGGATGATGAGGTTCTTTTCAATGAAT TCATGAATAACGGCTTTAACGCGCTGCATTCGACAACAGCAGCATATACCATGCTCTATTCACGTCTCCCGCGGCTTTGTCAAGAGTCCAGCGCCTTGTATTCTATCTGCATCGCTTTTCAACTCGCACTCTCGAGCACAGTCTCCTCTCAGTTCTGCGAGTACTTCGACACCGCATTAAAAACCTTTTGA
- a CDS encoding Protein kinase-like domain: MANNSPTDYKKLFLQEKERRKQAEERNRQTTFAELLHLCHSLLSRPLRFETPSRSTTGTIPLPIGKYCPTRLALWTDCSSRQQKIYSSVCNYLQPTEEAPARLFTPLIALEDCARRFGLRPISSEQGLENYERIAVEDHVRDIIAELCKIDAARDEFGLGDGIWFDNHTKFINPKGGSEANANQPSSIRNPRPDQFCINRVNGNTNTLLTTVEYKPPHKLSVEALRVGLREMDLWKCMFRANKTPTDPTEKLKYDAERLVCSAIVQEYHVMIQEGLEYSYVTNGVARILLRVPYDDPSTVYYFFCDPNSEQSLQEPKTSIARVLCLCLMAFHSPVRGQEWRNTVQSRLHLWTTSFDHALSQTPKEVLQQISPQSDSTDPEYVSPESSSDYQPSSPLQESPTAGRRVRTRSQASCAPSDVRHRTQSPDSSGSDSNQATGRKRGFSQIRSSPSAQRAARQIEAAKDKGGHSKRHDAQFCTQRCLLGLQTGGILDDSCPNMKLHRRGQDVMKHSITAEDLVGLLKAQLDENIDRCTPLGNCGAYGAPFKLICDKYGYVVVGKGTTSGLWKEVSREAQVYQVLRKAQASAVPVFLGTIDLKKIYFLHGAGEIRHMLVMGWGGESTATMELTPGLLKNINKSNKEIEALGIFHEDLRPDNILWNEELRRALIIDFHRSTLKCRPAPKRSRAKTRFWRTESGDVKR, encoded by the coding sequence ATGGCCAATAACAGCCCCACCGATTATAAGAAACTCTTTTTGCAGGAAAaagagagacggaagcaggctgaagagcgtAATCGACAAACGACATTTGCAGAACTCCTACACCTCTGCCATAGCTTACTTTCCCGACCATTGAGATTCGAAACACCATCTCGCTCGACTACAGGGACCATACCTCTTCCCATCGGAAAATACTGTCCGacacgactagcactatgGACCGATTGTTCATCTCGACAGCAAAAGATATATAGCTCTGTGTGTAACTACCTCCAGCCAACCGAGGAAGCCCCAGCACGATTGTTTACCCCCTTGATTGCGCTTGAGGATTGTGCTAGACGATTCGGTCTCCGCCCAATTAGTAGTGAGCAAGGTCTCGAGAACTACGAGCGAATCGCCGTGGAAGATCACGTCCGTGATATCATTGCAGAGCTATGCAAAATCGACGCTGCCCGAGACGAGTTCGGACTTGGAGACGGAATTTGGTTCGACAATCACACCAAATTTATCAATCCAAAAGGCGGTAGCGAAGCAAATGCAAACCAACCATCAAGCATACGCAACCCCCGACCTGATCAGTTTTGTATCAACCGAGTCAACGGCAACACTAACACTCTCCTCACTACGGTCGAATACAAGCCGCCCCACAAGCTTTCTGTCGAAGCCCTTCGCGTGGGGCTCAGGGAAATGGATCTATGGAAATGCATGTTTAGAGCTAATAAAACCCCTACGGATCCCAcagaaaaattgaaatacGATGCAGAGCGGCTCGTCTGCTCCGCTATTGTCCAGGAATACCatgtgatgatccaggaggGACTCGAGTACTCTTATGTAACGAATGGGGTCGCTCGTATCCTTCTCCGCGTTCCATACGACGATCCTAGCACAGTGTACTACTTTTTCTGTGATCCTAACAGCGAACAGAGTCTCCAAGAGCCGAAGACCTCCATCGCTAGGGTTCTGTGTCTGTGTTTGATGGCGTTCCATTCCCCTGTTCGTGGCCAGGAATGGAGAAATACTGTACAGTCGCGGCTCCATTTGTGGACAACGAGCTTCGACCACGCTCTTTCTCAGACTCCCAAGGAAGTCTTGCAGCAAATCTCTCCGCAATCCGACAGTACCGACCCAGAGTATGTGAGTCCAGAATCGAGTTCGGACTACCAACCATCGTCGCCTCTACAGGAATCTCCGACAGCGGGTCGCCGTGTGCGCACGAGGTCTCAAGCCAGCTGTGCGCCCTCGGATGTGCGCCACCGGACGCAGTCGCCAGACTCGTCAGGCTCCGACTCGAATCAAGCGACGGGACGCAAACGAGGCTTCAGCCAGATCAGATCTTCCCCTTCTGCGCAACGAGCAGCTCGTCAAATCGAGGCCGCGAAAGACAAAGGCGGCCATTCCAAACGCCATGATGCGCAATTTTGCACCCAACGATGCTTACTCGGGTTGCAGACTGGAGGTATCCTAGACGACAGTTGCCCAAACATGAAGCTCCATCGTCGGGGCCAAGATGTCATGAAACATTCCATCACCGCGGAGGATTTAGTGGGGTTGCTCAAAGCACAACTGGATGAAAACATTGATCGATGTACGCCCCTTGGAAATTGCGGGGCATACGGCGCGCCATTTAAACTCATTTGTGATAAATATGGCTATGTTGTCGTTGGGAAAGGGACCACGTCGGGTCTTTGGAAAGAAGTCTCCCGCGAGGCGCAGGTATATCAAGTCCTGCGGAAGGCTCAAGCATCCGCTGTGCCTGTTTTCCTCGGTACAATCGACTTGAAAAAAATTTATTTTCTTCATGGGGCTGGAGAGATTCGTCACATGCTCGTTATGGGCTGGGGGGGCGAAAGCACAGCAACGATGGAGCTGACGCCGGGGCTTCTCAAAAATATTAACAAATCGAATAAGGAAATCGAAGCTTTAGGAATCTTCCACGAAGATCTTCGGCCCGACAATATCCTTTGGAATGAAGAGCTCAGGCGGGCATTGATTATCGACTTTCATCGCTCTACATTGAAATGTCGGCCAGCTCCAAAGCGATCACGAGCAAAGACACGATTTTGGCGAACAGAGTCAGGCGATGTAAAGCGTTAA
- a CDS encoding AAA-like domain protein, whose product MCLDFKEHLNGKLETRTSGVIPSLPSLESQLQFMASCDDQLEGTSNTSLNANAVLASPLLEKRGHSLPSQYALLGRILTVGNEIPDPRIMLNTNVPFSAFVCGVQGSGKSHTTACMIENCLMETPALGILQSPISTLVLQYDEYTSTVSSQPNEAAFLARILPQYAHTKPVPIRVLVSPTNLHNLKKMYSQIPKIEVRPFKLQPEHLNISMMLSLMSVSQSGGMPLYMAQVTRVLREMAMKSGGHFDYSEFRARLNALNLDRSQTPFLYQRLDLLDSYLDFTGKGTDDYFIDGGVTILDLSCPFVDQSTACILFRIAIDLFLHAHPSRGKMIVADEAHKYMADGSAAKALTETFLTIIRQQRHLGVRIIISTQEPTISPRLIDLCSLTVIHRFTSPDWYKTIEKHVPMENEDTRQGHKRISGNFHRIASLRTGEAIVFASSAFVVGEDNTVIDTPHNTFKMKIRNRVTWDGGKSIVCIR is encoded by the exons ATGTGCCTAGATTTCAAGGAACACCTCAACGGAAAACTTGAGACGAGAACTTCTGGCGTCATACCCTCCCTGCCCTCTCTAGAGTCACAGTTGCAATTTATGGCCTCTTGTGATGATCAACTGGAAGGAACAAGCAATACTTCGCTCAATGCAAATGCTGTTTTAGCTTCTCCCCTGCTTGAGAAGCGCGGTCACAGCCTACCGTCTCAGTATGCGCTACTGGGAAGAATCCTCACAGTAGGGAATGAGATTCCAGATCCCAGAATCATGTTAAATACAAACGTTCCGTTCTCCGCTTTTGTCTGTGGCGTGCAAGGAAGTGGCAAGTCGCACACCACCGCTTGCATGATCG AGAACTGCTTAATGGAAACACCAGCATTGGGGATCCTCCAAAGTCCTATCTCAACTCTTGTGCTACAATATGATGAGTATACTTCAACAGTGAGCTCGCAGCCCAATGAAGCAGCCTTCTTAGCCAGGATTTTGCCTCAATATGCCCACACAAAGCCAGTCCCAATACGGGTTCTAGTTTCTCCAAcaaaccttcacaacctcaAGAAGATGTACTCGCAAATTCCTAAAATCGAGGTTCGCCCATTCAAGCTTCAACCTGAACACCTCAATATCAGCATGATGCTTTCACTTATGTCGGTCTCTCAAAGCGGCGGGATGCCTCTGTACATGGCACAAGTGACTCGAGTGCTTCGGGAAATGGCGATGAAGAGCGGCGGCCATTTTGATTATTCCGAGTTTCGGGCCCGTCTGAACGCTCTCAATCTGGACCGTTCTCAAACACCTTTCTTATACCAAAGACTGGATCTATTGGACTCATACCTTGACTTTACCGGGAAAGGTACTGATGACTATTTTATTGACGGTGGCGTCACCATTCTAGACCTATCGTGCCCTTTTGTTGACCAAAGTACTGCGTGCATTCTCTTCCGTATCGCTattgacctgttcctacACGCTCATCCTTCCCGGGGGAAGATGATCGTCGCCGACGAGGCACACAAG TATATGGCCGATGGCTCCGCTGCGAAGGCACTTACCGAGACCTTTCTTACTATAATCCGACAGCAACGACATCTCGGAGTCCGGATCATCATCTCCACCCAAGAACCGACAATTTCACCTCGCTTGATCGACCTCTGCTCCTTGACTGTTATTCACCGATTTACTAGCCCCGACTGGTACAAGACCATTGAAAAGCATGTTCCAATGGAGAATGAAGACACTAGGCAGGGGCATAAGCGTATCTCAGGTAACTTTCACCGGATTGCTAGTCTTCGGACTGGCGAAGCGATTGTgtttgcttcttctgcttttgTTGTAGGAGAGGATAACACAGTCATCGATACTCCACACAACACCTTCAAGATGAAGATTAGGAACAGGGTTACATGGGATGGCGGAAAGAGTATTGTTTGCATTCGCTAA